Proteins from a genomic interval of Pseudomonas sp. RC10:
- a CDS encoding penicillin acylase family protein, whose product MASPAHSSLKSRLSTAAAMLGLLSLAGCQLGGEDRDNLPPTSGVYAIKGLAQNVSVRRNNLGMPLIESSTFHDALFTLGYVHASDRVSQMVQMRLLAQGRLSEIAGPGALDLDRMMRAANLKQTAGDLYNASSPRLKRFFEVYARGVNAYLFRYRDKLPSDLADAGYKPEYWKPEDSALIFSLLNFSLSVNLQEEISSLVLAQKVGADKLAWLLPTYPDEELPFAEADKLKGLNLGSQMPGLSELDKAALQLSDLNLLGVSASNNWVISPQRARAGKSLLATDSQLPATLPSMWNFVQIRAPKYQAAGATVAGLPLVLSGFNGKLAWGMGPAMGDNQDLFLEKLKREGNRLMVMADGKWVAAGAHEETYFIKGQSPVREAAYETRHGALLNGSSAQVANGLGIALQTPTAKDDKSLDALFDLTRAQNVERAFDTTREIRAITLNMVFADATNTGWQVTGRYPNRREGLGLIPSPGWEGRYDWDGYADAMLHPYDQDSQQGWIGTANQRTVPKGYGMQLSNSWDYPERAERIAELANSGKQDTRSTIAMQYDQTTTFAAKLKKMFEAPGMSKPLKQAIDALPPADRDKAREALSRLMAFDGRLSPVSSDAAIYELFLQESTKQIFLDELGPESSPAWKALVQSADLSYSPQADHLLGREDSPYWDDVKTPQKEDKPAILARSLAAAIGAGESQLGGDHKAWQWGKLHQYTWNSQSGQLSAALGGSKASVIKGPMAAGGDHTTLNASGFHWGQDFNAAVIPAMRMIVDFAQQEPLMAQNAAGQSGNPSSPYFANGIDPWVKGLYMSIPMQPENLEKVYGKQRLTLTPGK is encoded by the coding sequence ATGGCCTCGCCCGCCCATTCATCCCTGAAGTCGCGACTCAGCACAGCCGCTGCCATGTTGGGGCTGTTGAGCCTTGCAGGCTGCCAGCTGGGCGGCGAAGACCGTGACAACCTGCCGCCCACCAGCGGCGTCTACGCCATCAAAGGCCTGGCGCAAAACGTGTCCGTGCGTCGCAACAACCTGGGCATGCCGCTGATCGAAAGCAGCACATTCCACGATGCGTTGTTTACCCTCGGCTATGTCCATGCCAGCGACCGCGTCTCACAAATGGTGCAAATGCGCCTGTTGGCTCAGGGCCGCCTGTCGGAAATCGCAGGGCCCGGCGCGCTGGACCTGGACCGCATGATGCGCGCTGCCAACCTCAAGCAAACGGCGGGCGATCTGTACAACGCCTCGTCGCCGCGCCTGAAACGCTTCTTCGAGGTGTATGCACGGGGGGTCAACGCGTATCTGTTCCGCTACCGCGACAAGCTGCCGTCCGACCTCGCGGATGCGGGCTACAAGCCGGAATACTGGAAACCCGAAGACTCGGCGCTGATCTTCAGCCTGCTCAATTTCAGTCTGTCGGTGAACCTGCAGGAAGAAATCTCTTCGCTGGTATTGGCGCAAAAGGTCGGCGCGGACAAGCTCGCCTGGCTGCTGCCGACGTATCCGGACGAGGAGCTGCCGTTCGCTGAAGCTGACAAGCTCAAGGGCTTGAACCTCGGCAGCCAGATGCCGGGCCTGAGCGAGTTGGACAAGGCCGCGTTGCAACTCTCCGACCTCAACCTGCTGGGCGTTTCAGCGTCCAACAACTGGGTGATCTCGCCGCAACGCGCCCGTGCAGGCAAGAGCCTGTTGGCCACCGACAGCCAACTGCCGGCCACGCTGCCGTCGATGTGGAATTTCGTGCAGATTCGCGCACCGAAATATCAGGCGGCGGGCGCGACGGTCGCGGGACTGCCATTGGTTCTGTCGGGCTTCAACGGCAAGTTGGCGTGGGGCATGGGCCCGGCCATGGGCGACAATCAGGACCTGTTCCTCGAAAAGCTCAAGCGTGAAGGCAATCGGCTGATGGTCATGGCCGACGGCAAATGGGTCGCGGCGGGCGCTCACGAAGAAACCTATTTCATCAAGGGCCAGAGCCCGGTTCGTGAAGCCGCTTACGAGACCCGTCACGGAGCGCTGCTCAACGGCAGCTCGGCGCAAGTGGCCAACGGCCTGGGCATCGCCTTGCAGACTCCAACCGCCAAGGATGACAAATCCCTTGATGCGCTGTTCGACCTGACCCGCGCGCAGAACGTCGAGCGTGCCTTCGACACGACGCGGGAGATTCGTGCGATCACGCTGAACATGGTCTTTGCCGACGCCACCAACACCGGCTGGCAAGTCACGGGACGTTACCCGAACCGCCGCGAAGGCCTGGGCCTGATTCCGTCGCCGGGCTGGGAAGGCCGTTACGACTGGGACGGTTACGCCGACGCGATGCTGCATCCCTATGACCAGGACTCGCAGCAAGGCTGGATCGGCACCGCCAATCAGCGCACCGTGCCAAAAGGCTATGGCATGCAGCTGTCCAATTCCTGGGATTACCCGGAGCGGGCCGAGCGCATTGCCGAACTGGCCAACAGTGGCAAGCAGGACACCCGCAGCACCATCGCCATGCAGTACGACCAGACCACGACCTTCGCGGCCAAGCTGAAAAAGATGTTCGAAGCGCCGGGTATGTCCAAACCGCTGAAGCAGGCCATTGACGCCCTCCCCCCGGCTGACCGCGACAAGGCACGGGAAGCGTTGAGCCGACTGATGGCGTTCGACGGTCGCCTGTCGCCTGTATCGAGCGATGCGGCGATTTACGAGCTGTTCCTGCAAGAAAGCACGAAGCAGATTTTCCTCGACGAACTCGGCCCGGAAAGCAGCCCGGCGTGGAAAGCTCTGGTGCAAAGCGCCGACCTTTCCTACTCGCCACAGGCCGATCACCTGCTTGGGCGTGAGGACAGTCCGTACTGGGACGACGTCAAAACGCCGCAGAAAGAAGACAAACCCGCCATCCTGGCGCGCAGTCTCGCCGCCGCGATCGGCGCAGGGGAAAGTCAGTTGGGTGGCGATCACAAAGCCTGGCAATGGGGCAAGTTGCACCAGTACACCTGGAATTCGCAAAGTGGACAGTTGAGCGCAGCGTTGGGCGGCAGCAAGGCCAGCGTGATCAAGGGGCCGATGGCAGCGGGCGGCGACCACACCACATTGAACGCGTCGGGCTTCCATTGGGGTCAGGACTTCAACGCAGCGGTGATTCCGGCCATGCGCATGATCGTCGACTTCGCCCAGCAAGAGCCGCTGATGGCGCAAAACGCCGCAGGCCAATCCGGCAACCCGTCCAGCCCGTACTTCGCCAACGGCATCGACCCGTGGGTGAAGGGCCTGTACATGTCAATCCCGATGCAGCCTGAGAACCTGGAGAAGGTGTACGGCAAACAGCGCTTGACCCTGACGCCGGGGAAATAA
- a CDS encoding ligase-associated DNA damage response exonuclease: MDLVIARPEGLYCPPGDFYIDPWRPVERSVITHGHGDHARTGNQHYLAAAPGEGILRSRLGQDINLQTLQYGESITHHGVKLSLHPAGHVLGSAQVRLEYKGEIWVASGDYKVEPDGTCEPFEPVRCHTFITESTFGLPIYRWQPQSEIFTGINDWWRANAAVGKASVLFAYSFGKAQRILHGIDPSIGPILVHGAVEPLNRVYRAAGVRIPETQYAGDFKKTDPALRQALIVAPPSAGGSTWMRRFGDFSDAFASGWMMLRGTRRRRGVDRGFALSDHADWPGLLWAIENTGAERVMVTHGSVAVLVRYLRELGLDAQGFTTEYGDEEDDAPAKPETTSEEAAS; this comes from the coding sequence ATGGACCTTGTCATCGCCCGCCCCGAAGGCCTCTACTGCCCGCCGGGGGATTTCTACATCGATCCCTGGCGCCCGGTCGAACGCTCCGTCATCACCCATGGCCACGGCGATCACGCCCGCACCGGCAACCAGCACTACCTGGCCGCCGCCCCCGGCGAAGGCATTCTGCGTTCGCGACTGGGTCAGGACATCAACCTGCAGACCCTGCAATACGGCGAATCCATCACCCACCACGGCGTGAAACTGAGCCTGCACCCCGCCGGGCATGTGCTGGGTTCAGCTCAGGTCAGGCTGGAATACAAAGGCGAAATCTGGGTCGCATCGGGGGATTACAAAGTCGAACCCGATGGCACCTGCGAACCCTTCGAGCCGGTGCGCTGCCACACCTTTATCACTGAATCCACCTTCGGCCTGCCAATCTACCGCTGGCAGCCGCAATCGGAAATCTTCACCGGCATCAACGACTGGTGGCGCGCCAATGCCGCCGTCGGCAAAGCCAGCGTGCTGTTCGCCTACTCCTTCGGCAAAGCCCAGCGCATCCTTCACGGCATCGACCCGAGCATCGGCCCGATTCTGGTCCACGGCGCTGTTGAGCCGTTGAACCGGGTGTACCGCGCAGCCGGTGTGCGGATTCCTGAAACGCAATACGCAGGTGACTTCAAAAAAACCGATCCCGCCCTGCGCCAAGCCCTGATCGTCGCGCCGCCTTCCGCAGGCGGCAGCACCTGGATGCGTCGGTTTGGCGACTTCAGCGACGCCTTTGCCAGCGGCTGGATGATGCTGCGCGGCACCCGTCGTCGGCGCGGCGTGGATCGCGGCTTCGCCCTCTCCGACCACGCCGACTGGCCCGGCCTGCTGTGGGCCATCGAGAACACCGGCGCCGAACGGGTGATGGTCACCCACGGCTCGGTGGCGGTGCTGGTGCGCTACCTGCGCGAACTTGGGCTCGACGCCCAGGGCTTCACCACCGAATACGGCGACGAAGAAGACGATGCCCCCGCCAAGCCGGAAACCACGTCAGAAGAGGCGGCCTCATGA
- a CDS encoding ATP-dependent DNA ligase, with translation MKAFAELYGLLDATTSSNAKLAAMQHYFAHAAPEDAAWAVYFLSGGRPRQLVPTRLLREQAMLLSGLPEWLFEESYQAVGDLAETLSLLLPQAEHSSDEGLALWMENKLLPLRGLPPEELLERLPTFWAQLDRQSLMVCLKLITGSFRVGVSKLLVTRALAALADIDSKRVAQRLVGYTDLSHRPSAEGYLKLIAPESEDEHAQRGGQPYPFFLAHALQQPVDQFETLLGPVDRWQVEWKWDGIRAQVVKREGRLWIWSRGEELVTDRFPELHSLAQCLPDGTVIDGEIVVWKAPTPSPEADDDFELNTPAPGTPNEETPSVQPFALLQQRIGRKTLGKKILEDVPVVVLAYDLLEWEGHDWRSRPQHERRTQLEQVIAEARSPVLMPSPVLSGKDWLDLGQQREASRSLGVEGMMLKARDSLYGTGRTKDMGVWWKWKIDPFSVDAVLIYAQRGHGRRASLYSDYTFAVWDGPPESSERTLVPFAKAYSGLTDEEMRKVDAIIRKTTVEKFGPVRSVTPTLVFELGFEGIALSKRHKSGIAVRFPRMLRWRLDKPVAEADSLATLQDLLA, from the coding sequence ATGAAGGCCTTCGCCGAACTCTACGGTTTGCTGGACGCCACCACCTCCAGCAACGCCAAACTCGCGGCCATGCAGCATTATTTCGCCCATGCCGCCCCGGAAGACGCGGCGTGGGCAGTCTACTTTCTGTCCGGCGGTCGGCCTCGGCAACTGGTCCCGACACGCCTGTTGCGGGAACAGGCAATGCTGCTCTCTGGCCTGCCCGAATGGCTGTTCGAAGAAAGCTATCAGGCGGTGGGCGATCTGGCGGAAACCCTTTCGCTCTTGCTGCCGCAAGCCGAACACAGCTCTGACGAAGGCCTCGCCCTGTGGATGGAAAACAAGCTTCTGCCCCTGCGCGGCCTGCCCCCTGAAGAATTGCTGGAACGGCTGCCGACGTTTTGGGCGCAGCTGGACCGTCAGAGCCTGATGGTCTGTTTGAAGCTGATCACCGGCAGCTTTCGCGTTGGCGTGTCGAAACTGCTGGTCACGCGCGCCCTCGCCGCACTGGCCGACATCGACAGCAAGCGTGTGGCGCAACGGCTGGTGGGCTATACCGATCTGTCCCATCGCCCGAGCGCAGAAGGCTATCTGAAGCTGATCGCCCCAGAGTCCGAAGATGAACACGCTCAGCGCGGCGGCCAGCCGTACCCGTTCTTCCTCGCTCATGCGTTGCAGCAGCCGGTGGACCAATTTGAAACATTGCTTGGCCCCGTTGACCGCTGGCAGGTGGAATGGAAGTGGGACGGGATTCGCGCACAGGTGGTCAAGCGCGAGGGACGGCTGTGGATCTGGTCCCGAGGCGAAGAGCTGGTCACCGACCGTTTCCCCGAATTGCACAGCCTCGCGCAATGCCTGCCCGATGGCACCGTCATCGATGGCGAAATCGTCGTGTGGAAAGCGCCTACACCTTCCCCGGAAGCGGATGACGACTTTGAACTGAACACACCTGCGCCGGGCACGCCCAATGAAGAGACGCCGTCGGTCCAGCCATTCGCGCTCCTGCAACAGCGCATCGGTCGCAAGACCCTGGGCAAGAAGATCCTTGAAGATGTTCCGGTGGTGGTGCTGGCTTATGACCTGTTGGAGTGGGAGGGCCACGATTGGCGCAGCCGCCCGCAACATGAACGGCGTACGCAATTGGAGCAGGTGATCGCCGAGGCGCGCAGCCCGGTGCTGATGCCATCCCCGGTGCTCAGCGGCAAGGACTGGCTCGATCTGGGCCAACAGCGCGAGGCATCCCGCAGTCTCGGTGTCGAGGGCATGATGCTCAAGGCCCGGGATTCCTTGTACGGCACCGGCCGAACCAAGGACATGGGCGTCTGGTGGAAGTGGAAGATCGACCCGTTCAGCGTCGACGCCGTGCTGATCTACGCCCAACGTGGCCATGGCCGGCGCGCCAGTCTGTACAGCGATTACACCTTCGCGGTGTGGGACGGGCCGCCGGAATCCAGCGAGCGCACGCTGGTGCCGTTCGCCAAGGCCTATTCCGGGCTGACTGACGAAGAGATGCGCAAAGTCGATGCAATCATTCGCAAGACCACGGTGGAAAAGTTCGGCCCGGTAAGAAGTGTTACCCCGACCCTTGTTTTTGAACTGGGGTTCGAGGGGATTGCGCTGTCGAAACGTCACAAGAGCGGGATTGCGGTACGGTTCCCCCGCATGCTGCGCTGGCGACTGGACAAGCCCGTGGCCGAGGCTGACAGCTTGGCGACGCTGCAGGATTTGCTCGCTTGA